The following proteins come from a genomic window of Streptomyces sp. NBC_01716:
- a CDS encoding DUF5925 domain-containing protein, giving the protein MSAKPQDALPIRLNVDDSDSPSDVVDALFLGRFATGEQPHSHSSSIDRVKSGVSLLPPGATVLRSARDDDRSATLAEGDGWTLLVSRWNRGADVTVTATSSELAEKVHRQATDGAQDEPEPVPENVTMGFWYVSPRRGPHRTTRQIAAGTWDEVRDNYTAPVADAMDRLMKVTPDDIAGRLLLLHGPPGTGKTSALRTLARSWRDWCQVDCVLDPERLFNDVGYLMDIAIGEDEGSSKGRWRLLLLEDCDELIRGEAKHTAGQALSRLLNLTDGLLGQGRNVLVGVTTNEDLERLHPAVVRPGRCLARIEVGSLTRPEAERWLSREEGDWEGAVGREGATLAELFALRRGGGPTSVPGQSKGADAGLYL; this is encoded by the coding sequence ATGTCTGCCAAGCCTCAGGACGCCCTGCCGATCCGGCTGAACGTCGACGACAGCGACTCACCGTCGGATGTCGTCGACGCGCTCTTTCTCGGCCGTTTCGCGACGGGCGAGCAGCCGCACTCGCACAGTTCGTCGATCGACCGCGTCAAGTCCGGTGTCTCCCTGCTGCCGCCGGGCGCCACCGTGCTGCGCTCGGCGCGCGACGACGACCGCAGTGCCACGCTGGCCGAGGGCGACGGCTGGACGCTGCTCGTCTCCCGCTGGAACCGGGGCGCGGACGTGACGGTGACCGCGACCAGCTCCGAACTCGCCGAGAAGGTGCACCGCCAGGCGACGGACGGGGCGCAGGACGAGCCCGAGCCGGTGCCCGAGAACGTGACCATGGGGTTCTGGTACGTGTCGCCGCGCCGCGGCCCGCACCGCACGACCCGGCAGATCGCGGCCGGTACGTGGGACGAGGTCAGGGACAACTACACGGCTCCGGTGGCCGACGCGATGGACCGGCTGATGAAGGTGACCCCGGACGACATCGCGGGACGGCTGCTCCTGCTGCACGGCCCGCCCGGCACCGGGAAGACCTCGGCGCTGCGGACGCTGGCCCGGTCCTGGCGTGACTGGTGCCAGGTCGACTGCGTCCTGGACCCGGAGCGGCTCTTCAACGACGTCGGCTATCTGATGGACATCGCGATCGGCGAGGACGAGGGCTCGTCCAAGGGCCGCTGGCGGCTGCTGCTCCTGGAGGACTGCGACGAGCTGATCCGGGGCGAGGCCAAGCACACGGCGGGCCAGGCGCTCTCCCGGCTGCTGAATCTCACCGACGGGCTGCTCGGCCAGGGCCGTAACGTCCTGGTGGGCGTGACGACCAACGAGGACCTGGAACGGCTCCACCCGGCGGTCGTCAGGCCCGGCCGCTGTCTGGCCCGGATCGAGGTCGGCTCGCTGACCCGCCCGGAGGCGGAGCGCTGGCTGAGCCGGGAGGAGGGCGACTGGGAGGGGGCGGTGGGCCGGGAGGGCGCGACGCTGGCCGAACTGTTCGCACTGCGCCGGGGCGGCGGCCCGACGTCGGTCCCGGGCCAGTCGAAGGGCGCGGACGCGGGGCTGTACCTGTAG
- a CDS encoding ABC transporter permease, which translates to MSEAPAGRRRDSAEDVDPARFELLLVPPRPRTGLRVLPSRVIAMCVVELQKLRHDRTELYTRAVQPALWLLIFGETFTHLRAIPTGGIPYIDFLAPGIIAQSAMFIAIFYGIMIIWERDAGILTKLLVTPTPRAALISGKAFASGVKALIQALVVILIAAALGVGLTWNPLKLLGVAVVVILGSAFFSCLSITIAGIVLTRDRLMGIGQAITMPLFFASNALYPVAIMPAWLQVVSKINPLSYQVDALRGLLLGTSSHLLLDFGVLLFAAVLGITAASSLLGRLAR; encoded by the coding sequence ATGTCAGAAGCACCCGCCGGACGGCGTCGAGACTCGGCTGAGGACGTCGATCCCGCCCGCTTCGAGCTGCTGCTCGTACCACCGCGACCCCGAACGGGCCTGCGCGTCCTGCCCTCCAGAGTCATCGCCATGTGCGTGGTCGAGCTCCAGAAGCTGCGCCACGACCGCACCGAGCTCTACACCCGGGCCGTCCAGCCGGCCCTCTGGCTGCTGATCTTCGGCGAGACCTTCACCCATCTCAGGGCCATCCCGACCGGCGGCATCCCCTACATCGACTTCCTCGCGCCCGGCATCATCGCCCAGTCCGCGATGTTCATCGCGATCTTCTACGGCATCATGATCATCTGGGAGCGGGACGCCGGAATCCTGACCAAACTCCTGGTCACCCCGACCCCGCGAGCCGCCCTGATCAGCGGCAAGGCGTTCGCCTCCGGGGTGAAGGCGCTGATCCAGGCGCTCGTGGTGATCCTCATCGCCGCCGCCCTCGGGGTGGGACTGACCTGGAACCCGCTGAAACTGCTCGGGGTCGCGGTCGTGGTGATCCTCGGCTCGGCCTTCTTCTCGTGTCTGTCGATCACGATCGCCGGCATCGTCCTCACCAGGGACCGGCTGATGGGCATCGGCCAGGCCATCACGATGCCGCTCTTCTTCGCGTCGAACGCGCTGTATCCGGTGGCGATCATGCCGGCCTGGCTCCAGGTGGTCAGCAAGATCAATCCGCTCAGCTACCAGGTGGACGCGCTACGCGGACTGCTGCTCGGTACCTCGTCCCATCTGCTGCTCGATTTCGGGGTGCTGCTCTTCGCGGCGGTGCTGGGGATCACCGCGGCGTCGTCGCTGCTGGGGCGGCTGGCCAGATGA
- a CDS encoding GntR family transcriptional regulator, which yields MTLKISIDDDDATAPYEQLRTQISEQARSGALPVGHKLPTVRGFAEELGLAANTVAKTYRALESDGVIETRGRNGTFIAAAGDAADRKAAAAAQEYARQARRLGLARAEALSLAEDAVRAAYSR from the coding sequence GTGACCTTGAAGATCTCCATCGATGACGACGATGCCACCGCTCCGTACGAGCAGTTGCGCACCCAGATCTCCGAACAGGCGCGCTCCGGCGCGCTGCCCGTGGGACACAAGCTCCCGACGGTACGCGGCTTCGCCGAGGAACTCGGCCTGGCGGCGAACACCGTGGCCAAAACCTATCGGGCCCTGGAGTCGGACGGGGTGATCGAGACGCGCGGGCGCAACGGCACGTTCATCGCGGCGGCGGGTGACGCGGCCGACCGCAAGGCGGCGGCAGCGGCCCAGGAGTACGCGCGGCAGGCGAGACGGCTCGGTCTGGCGCGCGCGGAGGCGCTGTCGCTGGCGGAGGACGCGGTGCGGGCGGCGTACTCGCGCTGA
- a CDS encoding ATP-binding cassette domain-containing protein — MTSDGADRSSAEADTDADAEAVSCRGLDYSFGDTKAVDGLDLSVRTGEIFGLLGPNGAGKTTAIRCVTTLLPVPADIVKVFGHDAAKDKMAVRRLLGYVPQQLSADATLTGRENVTLFARVFDVPRHERAARVAQALDVVDLSEAADRMAQTYSGGMIRRLELAQALVSAPRLLMLDEPTIGLDPIARSSVWDHINAVRRATGMTVLVTTHYMDEAQQYCDRVGLMHRGRIHALGTPDELREELRERRRAEAGETGEADASRKSGEEGEPGASRAPARSDTLPTLEDVFRDVVGQGLEEEGGTYRDVRSTRRTASRLG, encoded by the coding sequence ATGACTTCCGACGGGGCGGACCGGTCTTCCGCCGAGGCCGATACCGATGCCGATGCCGAGGCCGTGAGCTGCCGCGGACTGGACTACTCGTTCGGTGACACCAAGGCCGTCGACGGCCTCGATCTGTCCGTCCGTACCGGCGAGATCTTCGGGCTGCTCGGCCCCAACGGCGCGGGCAAGACGACCGCGATCCGCTGTGTCACCACGCTGCTGCCGGTCCCCGCGGACATCGTCAAGGTGTTCGGACACGACGCCGCGAAGGACAAGATGGCGGTACGCCGCCTGCTCGGGTACGTGCCGCAGCAACTGTCCGCCGACGCGACGCTGACCGGGCGCGAGAACGTGACCCTGTTCGCCCGCGTCTTCGATGTCCCGCGCCATGAGCGAGCCGCGCGGGTCGCGCAGGCGCTGGACGTGGTCGACCTCTCCGAGGCCGCCGACCGGATGGCCCAGACGTACTCGGGCGGCATGATCCGCCGGCTGGAACTCGCGCAGGCGCTGGTGAGCGCGCCCCGGCTGCTGATGCTGGACGAGCCGACGATCGGTCTCGACCCGATCGCCCGGAGCAGCGTCTGGGACCACATCAACGCGGTGCGGCGGGCCACGGGTATGACCGTGCTGGTGACCACGCACTACATGGACGAGGCCCAGCAGTACTGCGACCGGGTCGGGCTGATGCACCGCGGCCGGATCCACGCCCTCGGCACCCCCGACGAACTGCGGGAAGAGCTGCGCGAACGCCGCCGCGCGGAGGCGGGTGAGACGGGTGAGGCGGATGCGTCGCGTAAGTCCGGTGAGGAGGGCGAGCCGGGCGCGTCCCGCGCACCCGCGCGGAGCGACACCCTCCCCACCCTGGAGGACGTCTTCCGCGACGTGGTCGGCCAGGGCCTGGAGGAGGAAGGAGGCACCTACCGCGATGTCAGAAGCACCCGCCGGACGGCGTCGAGACTCGGCTGA